The following coding sequences are from one Streptomyces angustmyceticus window:
- a CDS encoding SDR family oxidoreductase, whose amino-acid sequence MATEEARAGVLEGKVALVAGATRGAGRAIAVELARAGAFVYATGRSSRTAGRSEINRPETIEQTGELITAAGGTGTALRVDHLDSDQVRALVQRIDHDHGRLDILVNDIFGGDTYAQFGTTLWEHDLPGGLRMLRMGIDTHAITSHHALPLLIRRPGGLVIEMTDGTAEYNAAYRHHEGFYYDLVKAAVQRMTLAQSRELAPHGGAAVAVTPGWLRSEKMLEAFGVTEDNWREATAAVPHFCIAESPVYVARAVVALAADPDVARWTGAVVSSGQLAPLYGFTDTDGTQPDCWRYVVEVQDRGLPADDTGYR is encoded by the coding sequence ATGGCGACGGAAGAGGCAAGGGCCGGTGTGCTCGAAGGAAAGGTCGCGCTGGTGGCCGGTGCCACGCGGGGCGCCGGGCGCGCGATCGCGGTGGAACTCGCCCGCGCCGGAGCCTTCGTGTACGCCACCGGGCGCAGCAGCCGCACCGCGGGCCGCTCGGAGATCAACCGGCCCGAGACGATCGAGCAGACCGGTGAACTGATCACCGCGGCCGGGGGCACCGGCACGGCACTGCGGGTGGACCACCTCGACAGCGATCAGGTCCGCGCCCTCGTCCAGCGCATCGACCACGACCACGGCCGCCTCGACATCCTCGTCAACGACATCTTCGGCGGCGACACCTACGCCCAGTTCGGCACCACCCTCTGGGAGCACGACCTCCCGGGCGGGCTGCGGATGCTGCGCATGGGCATCGACACCCATGCCATCACCAGCCACCACGCGCTGCCGCTGCTCATCCGTCGCCCCGGCGGGCTGGTGATCGAGATGACCGACGGCACCGCGGAGTACAACGCCGCCTACCGCCACCACGAGGGGTTCTACTACGACCTGGTCAAGGCCGCGGTGCAGCGGATGACCCTGGCCCAGAGCCGGGAACTCGCCCCGCACGGGGGAGCCGCCGTCGCCGTGACGCCCGGCTGGCTGCGCTCGGAGAAGATGCTCGAAGCCTTCGGCGTGACCGAGGACAACTGGCGCGAGGCGACCGCCGCCGTGCCGCATTTCTGCATCGCCGAGTCCCCGGTCTACGTCGCACGGGCGGTGGTCGCCCTCGCCGCAGACCCGGACGTCGCGCGCTGGACGGGCGCGGTCGTCTCCAGCGGTCAACTCGCCCCCCTCTACGGCTTCACCGACACCGACGGCACCCAACCCGACTGCTGGCGCTACGTCGTCGAGGTGCAGGACCGGGGGCTCCCGGCGGATGACACGGGCTATCGCTGA
- a CDS encoding undecaprenyl-diphosphate phosphatase — protein MSWFESFVLGLVQGLTEFLPISSSAHLRLTAAFAGWHDPGAAFTAITQIGTEAAVIIYFREDIGRIISMWARSLVNRELRHDHDAQMGWLVIVGSIPIGVLGITLKDAIEGPFRDLRLIATTLIVMGVVLGIADRLAARDETGGRHRAAKQRKTLTDLSVKDGLLYGVCQAMALVPGVSRSGATISGGLLMGYTRESAARYSFLLAIPAVLASGVFELKDAGEGHIAWGPTVFATLIAFVVGYAVIAWFMKFISQKSFMPFVIYRILLGIALFALVAAGTLSPHAGETAG, from the coding sequence ATGTCCTGGTTTGAATCCTTCGTCCTCGGACTCGTCCAAGGGCTGACCGAATTCCTCCCGATCTCCTCCAGCGCGCATCTCCGGCTGACCGCGGCGTTCGCCGGCTGGCACGACCCCGGGGCGGCGTTCACCGCCATCACCCAGATCGGCACCGAAGCGGCCGTCATCATCTACTTCCGCGAGGACATCGGGCGGATCATCTCGATGTGGGCCCGCTCCCTCGTCAACCGGGAGCTGCGGCACGATCACGACGCCCAGATGGGCTGGCTGGTGATCGTCGGCTCGATCCCGATCGGCGTGCTGGGCATCACGCTCAAGGACGCCATCGAGGGCCCGTTCCGCGATCTGCGGCTGATCGCCACCACCCTGATCGTCATGGGCGTGGTCCTCGGCATCGCCGACCGGCTGGCCGCCCGCGACGAGACCGGCGGCCGGCACCGGGCCGCCAAGCAGCGCAAGACCCTCACGGACCTCAGCGTCAAGGACGGTCTGCTGTACGGCGTCTGCCAGGCCATGGCGCTCGTCCCCGGCGTCTCGCGCTCCGGCGCCACCATCAGCGGCGGCCTGCTGATGGGCTACACCCGCGAATCCGCCGCCCGCTACTCCTTCCTGCTCGCCATCCCGGCCGTACTGGCCTCCGGCGTCTTCGAGCTCAAGGACGCGGGCGAGGGCCACATCGCCTGGGGCCCCACCGTCTTCGCCACTCTCATCGCCTTCGTCGTCGGCTACGCCGTGATCGCGTGGTTCATGAAGTTCATCTCCCAGAAGTCCTTCATGCCCTTCGTCATCTACCGCATCCTCCTGGGCATAGCCCTGTTCGCCCTGGTGGCGGCGGGCACCCTGTCGCCGCACGCGGGCGAGACGGCGGGCTGA